A part of Pararhizobium sp. A13 genomic DNA contains:
- a CDS encoding DUF502 domain-containing protein, with protein MTDKQARGFFATRLRNYFLTGVIICAPLAITVWITWSFILWADSWVKPYLPFDYNPDNFLPYPVPGFGLLTALLLITLVGFFTANLIGRSIVGFGESLLVRTPLVRSIYKGLKQIFQTVLQDQSNSFKKAGLIEYPSPGLWSLVFIATDAKGEIAVKFKERGLDMVTVFLPPTPVPTAGFLIFVPREKIVPLDMSPEDAAKLLLSGGLVAPDYLPKALQVPGEMVPAATKRGKFFSRL; from the coding sequence ATGACAGACAAACAGGCACGCGGATTTTTCGCGACGCGGTTGAGGAATTATTTCCTGACCGGGGTGATCATCTGTGCGCCGCTCGCCATTACCGTCTGGATCACATGGTCCTTCATCCTCTGGGCCGACAGCTGGGTGAAGCCCTATCTGCCGTTCGATTACAATCCGGACAATTTCCTGCCCTATCCGGTTCCCGGTTTCGGACTGCTGACGGCCTTGCTGCTGATCACGCTGGTCGGTTTCTTCACTGCCAACCTGATCGGTCGCAGCATCGTCGGCTTCGGCGAGTCGCTTCTGGTGCGGACACCGCTGGTGCGCTCGATCTACAAGGGCTTGAAGCAGATCTTCCAGACGGTCTTGCAGGATCAGTCGAACTCCTTCAAGAAGGCGGGCCTGATCGAATATCCGAGCCCCGGCCTTTGGTCTCTGGTCTTCATCGCGACGGATGCCAAGGGCGAAATCGCCGTCAAGTTCAAGGAGCGCGGTCTCGATATGGTCACCGTGTTCCTGCCGCCGACGCCGGTTCCGACGGCTGGATTCCTCATTTTCGTACCGCGTGAAAAGATCGTGCCCCTCGACATGAGCCCCGAAGATGCCGCCAAGCTGTTGCTTTCCGGAGGTCTGGTGGCGCCTGACTATCTGCCGAAGGCATTGCAGGTGCCGGGGGAGATGGTGCCAGCGGCGACCAAACGCGGCAAGTTCTTTAGCCGGCTCTGA
- a CDS encoding N-acetyltransferase, which yields MMLRPEKPGDVGAIHSLTREAFKDRPYSDGTEHFIVDRLRNAGVLSLSLVAEVQGEVVGHVAFSPVEFSDGSAGWFGLGPVSVLPSHQGQGIGGALIRGGLELLRERAAAGCVVVGNPELYRKFGFQNDPRITFADCAPQYFLTQPLSSTPASGMVTYNAAFYGGVDG from the coding sequence ATGATGCTGCGGCCCGAAAAACCGGGTGATGTAGGAGCGATCCATTCCCTGACGCGGGAAGCCTTCAAGGATCGTCCATACAGCGACGGCACGGAGCATTTTATCGTCGATCGCCTGCGCAACGCCGGCGTGCTCAGCCTTTCGCTCGTTGCCGAGGTTCAGGGGGAGGTGGTCGGCCATGTCGCCTTCTCGCCTGTAGAATTTTCGGACGGTTCGGCGGGATGGTTTGGGCTTGGTCCTGTGTCGGTTTTGCCGTCTCATCAGGGGCAGGGCATCGGCGGCGCCTTGATCCGCGGAGGGCTGGAATTGTTGAGGGAACGGGCCGCGGCGGGATGCGTCGTTGTGGGTAATCCCGAGCTTTATCGCAAGTTCGGATTTCAGAACGATCCCCGGATCACATTCGCTGATTGTGCGCCGCAATATTTTTTGACGCAGCCCTTGTCCTCGACTCCGGCCTCCGGCATGGTGACATATAATGCGGCATTTTACGGCGGCGTAGACGGATAG
- a CDS encoding succinate dehydrogenase assembly factor 2: MTGITRTSADLDPRRRRILFRAWHRGIREMDLVFGQFADNELAGLADTDLDELETIMAEEDNDLVKWIIGERPVPQHYRTPLFERIASYRPDFDKLLADRNKDDR; this comes from the coding sequence ATGACGGGCATCACACGCACGAGCGCCGATCTTGATCCGCGCCGCAGACGCATTCTTTTTCGTGCCTGGCATCGCGGCATCAGGGAAATGGACCTGGTGTTCGGGCAGTTCGCCGACAATGAACTCGCTGGTCTTGCGGACACGGACCTCGACGAACTCGAAACCATCATGGCCGAAGAGGACAACGATCTGGTCAAGTGGATCATCGGCGAAAGGCCGGTGCCGCAGCACTACCGAACCCCGTTGTTTGAACGCATTGCTTCCTACCGTCCGGATTTCGACAAGCTCCTTGCCGACCGGAATAAAGACGATCGATGA
- the mfd gene encoding transcription-repair coupling factor — protein sequence MIAGFDPNRVARATRELTIGPVPAGVEPLILADLARANGPVAYILSDGQRIADVEQMLGFAAPDIPVLTLPGWDCLPYDRVSPSADTSARRLATLSGLIAHAKKPHPAIVLVTVNAALQKMAPQEVIESLAFSARPGNTIRMDDVAARLGCNGFERVATVREVGEYAVRGGILDVFVPGSAEPVRLDFFGDTLESIRSFDPASQRTTGQARSLDLNPMSEVSLTPETISHFRTQYLSMFGAATRDDALYQAVSEGRRYAGMEHWLPLFYDRLDSVFDYLAGFRIVTDHVAREAAAERSKLVQDYYEARQSSATPGKTQISQGTPYKPVPPELLYHSAEAFNAALVSCNAVRLSPFSEHEGEARQVMTVDARLGVRWAKNAAEGTSDAERVNVFDQAVKYISDRRAKGAKVLISAWSEGSLDRLLQVLAEHGLANIKPVKALSELNALKAGEAASGVLSLESGFETGDLVIIGEQDILGDRMVRRSKRRKRGADFIAEVAGLDEGSIVVHAEHGIGRFVGLRTIEAAGAPHACLELVYADEAKLFLPVENIDLLSRYGSEGSDAVLDKLGGVAWQARKAKLKKRLLDMAGGLIRIAAERLTRHAPVLATPDGLYDEFAARFPYDETEDQLNSIEAVREDLGAGRPMDRLVCGDVGFGKTEVALRAAFVAAMNGVQVAVVVPTTLLARQHFKSFVERFRGLPVRIAQASRLVGSKELALTKKEVAEGKTDIVVGTHALLGASINFANLGLLIIDEEQHFGVKHKERLKELKSDVHVLTLSATPIPRTLQLALTGVRELSLITTPPVDRMAVRTFISPFDALVIRETLMREHYRGGQSFYVCPRLTDLSEIHDFLKSDVPELKVAIAHGQMPATELEDIMNAFYEGRYDVLLSTTIVESGLDVPTANTLIVHRADMFGLAQLYQLRGRVGRSKVRAFALFTLPVNRTLTGTAERRLKVLQSLDTLGAGFQLASHDLDIRGAGNLLGDEQSGHIKEVGFELYQQMLEEAVAELKGDEEIADTGWSPQISVGTPVMIPDDYVPDLHLRLGLYRRLGEITELSEIDAFGAELIDRFGPLPLEVQHLLKIVYIKSLCRTANVEKLDAGPKGVVVQFRNREFPNPGALVGYIAKQGIMAKIRPDHSIFFQRDFPTPEKRLAGAAVVMTQLAGLAKGT from the coding sequence ATGATTGCCGGATTTGACCCCAATAGAGTTGCACGCGCGACCCGCGAATTGACCATCGGCCCGGTGCCCGCCGGCGTCGAGCCGCTGATCCTTGCCGACCTCGCGCGCGCCAATGGCCCCGTCGCCTACATTCTGTCAGATGGCCAGCGGATTGCCGACGTCGAGCAGATGCTCGGCTTTGCCGCACCGGACATTCCTGTGCTGACATTGCCCGGATGGGACTGCCTGCCCTATGACCGCGTCTCGCCCAGCGCCGATACCTCAGCCCGGCGCCTTGCGACGCTGAGCGGCCTGATCGCGCATGCAAAGAAGCCGCATCCGGCCATCGTGCTCGTCACCGTCAATGCGGCACTTCAGAAGATGGCGCCGCAGGAGGTCATCGAAAGCCTTGCCTTTTCGGCCCGTCCGGGCAACACCATTCGAATGGACGATGTCGCCGCGCGGCTTGGATGCAATGGCTTCGAGCGCGTTGCCACCGTTCGCGAAGTCGGCGAATATGCGGTGCGCGGCGGCATCCTCGATGTCTTCGTTCCCGGCAGCGCCGAACCGGTGCGCCTCGATTTTTTCGGCGACACGCTCGAATCGATCCGTTCTTTCGATCCCGCAAGCCAGCGCACCACCGGCCAGGCCCGCTCGCTCGATCTCAACCCGATGAGCGAAGTGTCGCTGACGCCCGAGACGATCAGCCATTTTCGAACCCAGTACCTGTCGATGTTCGGCGCGGCGACGCGGGATGATGCGCTCTATCAAGCGGTTTCCGAGGGCAGGCGCTATGCCGGCATGGAGCATTGGCTGCCTCTGTTCTACGACCGGCTCGATTCTGTATTCGATTATCTCGCCGGTTTCCGCATCGTCACTGACCATGTCGCGCGCGAAGCGGCGGCTGAGCGCTCCAAGCTGGTGCAGGACTATTACGAGGCGCGCCAGTCTTCTGCCACGCCGGGCAAGACCCAGATATCGCAGGGAACGCCCTACAAGCCTGTGCCTCCGGAACTGCTCTATCACAGCGCGGAAGCCTTCAACGCCGCGCTGGTCTCGTGCAACGCTGTGCGCCTTTCTCCGTTCAGCGAGCATGAGGGCGAAGCACGGCAGGTCATGACCGTCGATGCGCGGCTCGGCGTGCGCTGGGCAAAGAACGCGGCGGAAGGGACGAGTGATGCTGAGCGGGTCAACGTCTTCGATCAGGCGGTGAAATACATTTCCGACCGCCGCGCCAAGGGCGCCAAGGTCCTCATTTCGGCCTGGTCGGAAGGATCGCTCGATCGCCTGCTGCAGGTACTGGCCGAGCACGGGCTTGCAAACATCAAACCCGTCAAGGCGCTTTCGGAATTGAACGCGCTGAAAGCGGGGGAGGCGGCCTCCGGCGTTCTCAGCCTCGAGAGCGGGTTCGAGACCGGCGATCTCGTCATCATCGGCGAGCAGGATATTCTCGGCGACCGCATGGTGCGCCGCTCGAAGCGCCGCAAGCGCGGCGCGGATTTCATTGCTGAGGTCGCCGGTCTCGACGAAGGCAGCATCGTTGTCCACGCCGAGCACGGTATCGGCCGTTTCGTCGGCCTGCGGACGATCGAGGCGGCAGGCGCGCCACATGCCTGTCTGGAACTGGTCTACGCGGACGAGGCAAAGCTGTTCCTGCCGGTGGAGAACATCGACCTTCTGTCGCGCTACGGCTCGGAAGGCAGCGACGCGGTACTCGACAAGCTCGGCGGGGTCGCCTGGCAGGCGCGCAAGGCGAAGCTGAAGAAACGTCTGCTCGATATGGCCGGCGGCCTCATCCGCATCGCCGCCGAGCGGCTGACGCGGCATGCGCCGGTGCTCGCCACGCCGGACGGGCTGTACGACGAATTTGCAGCTCGCTTTCCCTATGACGAGACGGAAGACCAGCTGAATTCGATCGAGGCCGTGCGCGAGGATCTTGGAGCCGGCCGACCCATGGACCGGCTCGTCTGCGGCGACGTCGGTTTCGGTAAGACGGAAGTGGCTTTGCGCGCCGCCTTCGTTGCCGCGATGAACGGCGTTCAGGTGGCGGTGGTCGTGCCAACGACGTTGCTTGCCCGCCAGCACTTCAAGTCCTTCGTGGAGCGTTTCCGGGGCCTGCCCGTGCGCATCGCCCAGGCATCGCGCCTCGTCGGCTCTAAGGAACTGGCACTGACCAAGAAGGAAGTGGCCGAGGGCAAGACCGATATCGTCGTCGGCACCCACGCGCTGTTGGGCGCCTCGATCAACTTTGCCAATCTCGGCCTGCTGATCATCGACGAGGAACAGCATTTCGGCGTCAAGCACAAGGAGCGGCTGAAGGAGCTGAAATCCGATGTGCACGTGCTGACGCTGTCGGCAACGCCGATCCCGCGCACACTGCAGCTTGCCTTGACCGGCGTACGCGAGCTGTCGCTGATCACCACGCCGCCGGTCGACCGCATGGCGGTCCGCACCTTTATCTCGCCCTTCGATGCGCTGGTCATCCGCGAAACGCTGATGCGCGAGCATTATCGCGGCGGCCAGAGCTTTTACGTCTGCCCGCGTCTCACCGACCTCTCGGAAATCCATGATTTTCTGAAGTCAGACGTGCCGGAGCTGAAAGTCGCCATCGCCCATGGCCAGATGCCGGCGACGGAGCTCGAGGACATCATGAACGCCTTCTACGAGGGGCGTTACGATGTGCTGCTTTCGACCACGATCGTCGAATCCGGTCTCGACGTGCCGACGGCCAACACGCTGATCGTGCATCGCGCCGACATGTTCGGCCTGGCGCAGCTCTATCAGTTGAGAGGCCGCGTCGGCCGCTCCAAGGTGCGCGCTTTTGCCCTGTTTACGCTGCCCGTCAATCGGACGCTGACGGGCACGGCCGAGCGGCGCCTCAAGGTGTTGCAGTCGCTCGATACGCTGGGTGCCGGCTTCCAGTTGGCAAGCCACGACCTCGACATTCGCGGCGCCGGCAACCTGCTCGGTGACGAGCAGTCCGGCCATATCAAGGAGGTCGGCTTCGAACTCTATCAGCAGATGCTGGAGGAAGCTGTCGCCGAGCTGAAGGGTGACGAGGAGATCGCCGACACGGGCTGGTCGCCACAGATCTCGGTCGGAACGCCGGTGATGATCCCGGACGATTATGTGCCGGACCTGCATCTGCGTCTCGGTCTCTACCGTCGCCTTGGCGAAATCACCGAGCTTTCGGAGATCGACGCCTTCGGCGCGGAGCTGATCGACCGCTTCGGGCCGCTGCCGCTCGAGGTCCAGCACCTTCTGAAAATCGTCTACATCAAGTCGCTCTGCCGCACGGCCAACGTCGAAAAACTCGATGCGGGGCCGAAGGGCGTCGTCGTGCAGTTCCGAAACCGCGAGTTCCCCAATCCGGGCGCACTCGTCGGCTATATCGCCAAGCAGGGCATCATGGCGAAGATCCGCCCGGACCACAGCATCTTCTTCCAGCGTGATTTCCCGACGCCGGAAAAACGGCTGGCGGGTGCCGCCGTTGTCATGACGCAGCTTGCGGGTCTGGCAAAGGGCACCTGA
- a CDS encoding extracellular solute-binding protein: MRALFLGLISLLAALGTGVAARAEPVHGIAMHGQPALPADFKSFPYVKPDVKKGGRVAYGVVGTFDNLNPFILKSMRTTARGMLDPEYGNLVYDSLMQRSRDEAFSLYGLLAESVEWDDDRSFIQFNLNPKAKWADGQPVTPEDVIFTFELFRDKGRVPFSTRLAKVEKMEKVGDRSVRFTFNDQADREFPLLIAMTPILPKHATDVATFDQTSLKFPLGSGPYRVAEVKPGERIVYKRNPDYWAKDLPSKVGVDNYDEISVEYFLQDNSLFEAFKKGEVDIYPEGSPTKWARSYNFPAVQSGNVIKDTFTPKTPSGMLGFVFNTRRPMFENMKLRQGLALVFDFEWVNKNLFDNAYTRTQSFWQNSTLSYLGVAADDRELGLLGDIRNRINPSVLDGTYRLPVTDASGRDRNVLREAVTLLREAGYGIKDGKMLNEKGEPLSFEIMTQNEGQEKLALAYQRFLAALGITASVRTVDDSQYQQRSQSFDYDVIVKSFPSSLSPGIEQVSYWGAQSRDQQGSSNFAGVADKDVDALISNILRAVTVEDFTAAVRAHDRLLVSSFYLVPLYHIGAQWVARQKHIGRPSVVPLYGYQLPAWWDETVQ; this comes from the coding sequence TTGCGCGCATTGTTCTTAGGATTGATTTCGCTGCTTGCCGCGCTCGGCACAGGCGTCGCGGCAAGGGCCGAACCGGTCCATGGCATCGCCATGCACGGGCAGCCCGCCCTGCCCGCCGACTTCAAGAGTTTTCCCTATGTCAAACCGGACGTGAAGAAGGGTGGCCGTGTGGCCTACGGCGTCGTCGGCACGTTCGACAATCTTAATCCCTTCATCCTGAAAAGTATGCGCACCACCGCACGCGGCATGCTCGACCCGGAATACGGCAACCTCGTCTATGATTCGCTGATGCAGCGCTCCCGTGACGAAGCCTTCTCGCTTTACGGCCTGCTGGCCGAATCCGTCGAATGGGACGACGACCGCAGCTTCATCCAGTTCAACCTGAACCCCAAGGCCAAATGGGCGGATGGGCAGCCGGTCACGCCCGAGGACGTCATTTTCACCTTCGAGCTGTTTCGCGACAAGGGCCGCGTGCCCTTCAGCACCCGGCTGGCGAAGGTCGAGAAGATGGAAAAAGTCGGCGACCGCAGCGTTCGCTTCACCTTCAACGATCAGGCCGACCGCGAGTTTCCGTTACTGATCGCCATGACGCCGATCCTGCCGAAGCATGCGACGGATGTGGCGACATTCGATCAGACTTCGCTCAAATTCCCGCTCGGCTCGGGACCCTACCGCGTGGCGGAGGTCAAGCCTGGCGAGCGGATCGTCTACAAGCGCAATCCCGACTACTGGGCAAAGGATCTGCCCAGTAAGGTCGGCGTCGACAACTACGACGAAATTTCCGTCGAGTATTTTCTCCAGGACAATTCGCTGTTCGAGGCCTTCAAGAAGGGCGAAGTCGATATCTATCCGGAAGGCAGTCCGACAAAATGGGCGCGAAGCTACAATTTCCCGGCGGTTCAGTCGGGCAATGTGATCAAGGATACGTTCACGCCAAAGACGCCGTCCGGCATGCTCGGCTTTGTCTTCAACACCCGCCGGCCGATGTTCGAGAATATGAAGCTGCGCCAGGGGCTGGCCCTCGTCTTCGATTTCGAATGGGTCAACAAGAACCTGTTTGACAATGCCTATACCCGCACGCAGAGCTTTTGGCAGAATTCAACCCTGTCCTATCTCGGTGTCGCGGCCGATGATCGCGAACTCGGGCTTCTGGGCGACATCCGCAATCGGATCAATCCGTCCGTTCTCGACGGCACCTACCGCCTGCCTGTGACCGATGCATCCGGTCGCGACCGCAACGTGCTGCGCGAAGCCGTGACGCTGCTGCGTGAAGCCGGCTACGGTATCAAGGACGGCAAGATGCTCAACGAGAAGGGCGAGCCGCTCTCGTTCGAGATCATGACCCAGAACGAGGGACAAGAAAAACTGGCGCTTGCCTACCAGCGGTTCCTCGCAGCCCTCGGCATTACCGCGTCGGTGCGCACCGTCGACGATTCGCAGTATCAGCAGCGCAGCCAATCGTTCGATTACGACGTGATCGTCAAATCCTTTCCCTCGTCGCTGTCGCCGGGTATCGAGCAGGTTTCCTACTGGGGAGCACAGTCGCGCGACCAGCAGGGTAGTTCGAATTTCGCCGGCGTCGCAGATAAGGATGTCGATGCGCTCATCAGCAATATACTCCGGGCCGTGACCGTGGAGGACTTCACCGCAGCCGTACGGGCACACGACCGCCTGCTGGTATCCAGCTTCTATCTCGTGCCGCTGTATCATATAGGCGCGCAATGGGTCGCGCGCCAAAAGCATATCGGCCGCCCGAGCGTCGTGCCGCTCTATGGCTATCAACTGCCGGCCTGGTGGGATGAAACTGTGCAGTGA
- the recG gene encoding ATP-dependent DNA helicase RecG: MRPALLDPLFAPLNSLPGIGPKAGELYARLLGRESIDDCRVIDIVFHAPHSLIDRRHQPGIARAPQGAIVTITGRVDRHQPPPPRTNQPYRVFLHDETGELALTFFRVKGNWLEKALPVDETVTVSGKMDWFNGRPSMVHPDYMVRAAEAENLPLVEPIYPLTAGLSARILRKSIEAALPRIPDFPEWIDDALLEKQSFASARDCFLALHEPRDETDIDPQAPARRRLAYDEFLAGQLSLSLVRQRLRKVAGTPVHATGKLSKPVRDALPFSLTASQATAIGEVLKDMAGTERMLRLLQGDVGSGKTAVALMSMLAAVEAGGQAVLMAPTEILARQHFASLSKMAAPAGVTIDVLTGRTKGRERDAILERIASGETQIVIGTHALFQDTVVYKNLLLAVVDEQHRFGVHQRLRLTAKGISPHMLVMTATPIPRTLVLAAFGDMDVSKLTEKPAGRKPIRTVTVSTERTGEIVSRLHTALTEGKKAYWICPLVEESDASDLMSVDERFQTLKSHFGSQVGLVHGRMNGADKDAVMLAFKNGEIRLLVATTVVEVGVDVPDATIMVIEHAERFGLAQLHQLRGRVGRGDEASTCILLYKGPLSENGRARLSILRETEDGFLIAEEDLKLRGEGELLGTRQSGTPGFRIASLEAHGDLLEIARKDAAYVIERDPDLTSERGAALRTLLYLYRRDEAIRFLRAG; encoded by the coding sequence ATGCGCCCGGCCCTTCTCGACCCCCTGTTCGCCCCCCTGAATTCGCTTCCCGGCATCGGCCCGAAAGCGGGCGAGCTTTATGCGCGGCTGCTGGGACGCGAAAGCATCGATGACTGCCGGGTGATCGACATCGTCTTTCATGCGCCGCATTCGCTCATCGACCGGCGACATCAGCCGGGTATCGCGCGGGCGCCGCAGGGCGCCATCGTCACGATCACCGGCCGGGTCGACCGGCACCAGCCGCCGCCCCCCAGAACCAACCAGCCCTACCGCGTCTTCCTGCACGACGAGACCGGGGAACTGGCTCTGACCTTCTTCCGGGTCAAGGGAAACTGGCTGGAGAAGGCGCTGCCGGTCGACGAGACCGTAACCGTCAGCGGCAAGATGGACTGGTTCAACGGCCGCCCCTCGATGGTGCATCCAGATTACATGGTGCGGGCGGCGGAAGCGGAAAACCTGCCGCTGGTCGAGCCGATCTACCCTCTGACGGCAGGCCTTTCGGCCCGTATCCTGCGCAAGTCGATCGAAGCGGCCCTGCCCCGTATCCCCGATTTTCCAGAGTGGATCGATGACGCTCTCCTGGAGAAGCAAAGCTTTGCCTCAGCCCGCGACTGTTTCCTTGCCCTTCACGAACCGCGCGACGAAACCGATATCGACCCGCAAGCGCCCGCCCGCCGCCGGCTTGCCTATGACGAGTTTCTCGCCGGGCAGCTATCCCTGTCGCTCGTCCGCCAAAGATTGCGCAAGGTCGCGGGCACGCCGGTGCATGCAACCGGGAAACTCAGCAAGCCGGTGCGCGACGCCCTGCCCTTTTCGCTGACTGCCAGCCAGGCGACTGCGATCGGCGAGGTTTTGAAGGACATGGCCGGAACGGAGCGGATGCTGCGTCTTCTGCAGGGCGACGTCGGCTCGGGAAAGACGGCGGTGGCGCTGATGTCGATGTTGGCGGCCGTCGAGGCCGGTGGCCAGGCCGTGCTGATGGCGCCGACGGAAATCCTTGCCCGGCAGCATTTCGCCTCGCTCTCGAAAATGGCCGCGCCGGCCGGCGTTACCATCGATGTCCTGACCGGCCGCACCAAGGGCCGCGAGCGCGACGCCATTCTGGAGCGCATCGCCTCCGGCGAAACGCAGATCGTCATCGGCACGCACGCATTGTTCCAGGATACGGTCGTTTACAAAAACCTGCTGCTCGCGGTGGTCGACGAGCAGCACCGTTTCGGTGTCCACCAGCGGCTGCGCCTGACCGCCAAGGGGATTTCGCCGCATATGCTGGTCATGACCGCGACGCCGATCCCGCGCACGCTGGTTCTCGCTGCCTTCGGCGACATGGATGTTTCCAAGCTCACGGAGAAGCCGGCTGGCCGCAAGCCGATCCGGACGGTGACCGTGTCGACCGAGCGAACAGGAGAAATTGTCTCACGGCTGCATACGGCGCTCACCGAGGGCAAGAAGGCCTATTGGATCTGCCCGCTGGTGGAAGAGTCGGACGCCTCCGACCTGATGTCGGTCGACGAACGGTTTCAGACATTGAAAAGCCATTTCGGTTCCCAGGTCGGCCTTGTTCACGGCCGCATGAACGGCGCAGACAAGGACGCAGTCATGCTCGCCTTCAAAAACGGCGAAATCCGGCTTCTAGTGGCAACGACCGTCGTCGAGGTCGGGGTCGATGTGCCCGATGCGACGATCATGGTGATCGAGCATGCTGAGCGATTCGGGCTGGCGCAGCTGCACCAGTTGCGCGGTCGCGTCGGGCGTGGTGACGAAGCCTCGACCTGCATTCTTCTCTACAAGGGACCCTTGAGCGAAAACGGCCGGGCGCGGCTGTCGATCCTTCGGGAAACCGAAGACGGCTTTCTGATTGCTGAGGAAGATTTGAAACTACGGGGCGAAGGCGAATTGCTCGGCACGCGTCAATCCGGCACGCCTGGTTTTCGTATTGCCAGCCTCGAGGCGCATGGCGATCTGCTCGAGATCGCCCGCAAGGATGCCGCCTATGTCATTGAGCGCGACCCGGACCTGACATCGGAACGCGGCGCAGCCTTGCGGACACTGCTCTATCTCTATCGGCGCGACGAGGCGATCCGCTTTCTCAGAGCCGGCTAA
- a CDS encoding DsbA family oxidoreductase, whose translation MDLVNIDVVSDVVCPWCYLGKARLDQAIANVADDIRVTVNWRPYQLNPDLPPEGVDHKAHLAAKLGGQAAVDRAHQMLTGLGEQDGIAFKFDAVKISPNTLDAHRLIRWALTEGSEMQSKVTSLLFKANFEQGRNVGDHAVLLDIAAEAGLDRNVIATLLASNADRDAVSEEIEMARGMGVTGVPCFIIDGKYAVMGAQSVDVLTDALRDIAKMKNASQMN comes from the coding sequence ATGGATCTCGTAAATATCGACGTTGTCTCGGACGTCGTCTGCCCCTGGTGCTATCTCGGCAAGGCGCGGCTCGATCAGGCGATCGCCAATGTGGCCGACGACATTCGTGTCACGGTGAACTGGCGTCCCTATCAGCTCAATCCCGACCTGCCGCCCGAAGGCGTCGATCACAAGGCGCATCTCGCTGCCAAGCTCGGCGGCCAGGCGGCCGTCGATCGGGCGCATCAGATGCTGACCGGGCTTGGTGAGCAGGACGGCATCGCGTTTAAGTTCGACGCGGTGAAAATCAGCCCGAACACGCTCGATGCACACCGGCTGATCCGCTGGGCGCTGACGGAGGGCTCCGAGATGCAGAGCAAAGTCACTTCGCTGCTGTTCAAGGCAAATTTCGAACAGGGCCGCAATGTCGGCGACCATGCCGTGCTGCTCGACATCGCCGCCGAGGCCGGCCTCGACCGCAACGTCATCGCTACCCTGCTCGCATCGAATGCCGACAGGGATGCCGTGAGCGAGGAAATCGAGATGGCGCGCGGCATGGGCGTTACCGGCGTGCCCTGCTTCATCATCGACGGCAAATATGCGGTGATGGGCGCCCAGTCCGTCGATGTCCTGACCGATGCGCTGCGGGACATCGCAAAAATGAAGAACGCGTCTCAGATGAACTGA